GAGGCGTTCGGCGCAGCCGGCACCCCGATTCCGTGGACCGAAGTGTATCTGGCCCTCAAGACCGGCGTTGCCGACGGCCAGATGAATCCGCCGACCTACATCATCATCGGTAGCCTGTTCGAGGTGCAGAAGCACCTGACGCTGGCCAATGTCCAGTATTCCGACCAGTTCCTGCTCATCAACGGCGAACTGCTCGATTCCCTGAACGCGGACCAGCGCGACGCTCTGGAAAAGGCCGCGCACGAAGCCAACGTGAAGACCCGCGAATTCGTGGAATCCCAGGTGGACGAACGGATCAGCTTCCTCGAAAGCAAGGGCATGATCAGCTACGCGCCCAATGCCGATGAGATGGCCCAGTTCAAGAAGCTCGGCAGTCCCTCGTACATCGACTGGCTCAAGGTGCAGATCGACCAGTCCTGGATCGACCTCGCCATCAGGGACGCGGCCAAGGCCAATTCCGAGGGAGCCGAATAGCAATGGATTCCGTCGCCAGCTTTTGCAAAAAAGCCTCTGACGTTCTGGAGCGCCTCTGCCTTTGCGGGGCCGGGGCGCTCCTCGCCATCAATCTGATGACGGTCATGCTCGGCGTGTTCGGCCGGTTCTTCCGGCCTCCCATGTGGACCACCGACCTCGCCAAGATCACGCTGGTCTGGCTGGTCATGCTGGCCGCAGCCCCGGCACTCAAGCGCGGGGAACACATGGTCATCCGCATCATCGTGGACCGGCTGCCCAAAACCCAGCGTCAGGTCGTCACGGTCCTGCGACGCATCGCGTTTTTCGCCATCCTCGCCCTCATGATCGTGCTCGGATTCCAGTACGCGTACAAGCTGCGGCTGTTCACCATCATGACTCTGGGCATCAAGAAAAGCATTCCCCTGCTGGCCGTTCCCATCGGCATGGGACTCATGTTCATCGAGTACGCCCTCCAGCAGTTCATTCCCCTTGAACACGCCGATCATTCGAAAAAGAACGACGAGGAGGTCGCTTCATGAGTTTCGTTCTCCTGGCCGTGTTTTTCATTGCCCTGATCTGCGGGCTCCCGCTGTTTGCGGCCATGCTGACCACGGCCATCACCGGCTTCGCCTACATCGGAGACCTCTCCCAGTTCCGGATCATGATCCAGCAGTTCTACGGAGGCATGGAGCCCTTTTCCCTGCTGGCCATTCCCTACTTCATTCTGGTCGGCGAACTCATGGGCTATTCCGGGCTGACCGAACGGCTGCTCAGATTTGCCGAGGCTCTGGTCGGGCATCTCAAGGGCGGACTGGGCTACGTCACGGTCGTGGCAAGCATCATTTTCGCGGGCGTGAACGGATCGGCTGCAGCGGACGCATCCGCCGTGGGGTCCATCATGATCCCGGCCATGAAAAAGGGCGGCTACCCCGGCCCCTATGCAGCCGGACTCACTGCGGGCAGTTCCCTGATCGGTCCCATCATCCCGCCCAGCATCTTCATGATCCTGTTCGGTTCCATGACAAAAACCAATGTAGGCGGCCTGTTCATGGCGGGCGTGCTTCCGGGCATACTGCTCGGCACGGCCTTCATGCTCATGCATCGGGCCAGCGCATCCAGACTGAACCTGCCCATCGTGAACTCGCGGTTCTCGTTTTCCGACCTGCTTGCCGCGACCGGCGGAGCCATCACTGCGCTGATCGCACCGGCCATCATCATCGGCGGCATCCTGTTCGGATTCATGACTCCCACGGAGTCCGGAGCCGTGGCCAGCCTCTATGTGCTGATAGTTGGCCTGATCTGGACCCGCAAGCTGAACATCCGCAACATCGGCAAGGCCCTGTCCAACACGGTGCGCCTGTCGAGCGTGATCTTCGTGGTCATTGGCGCGGCAACCATCGTGGGCTGGATACTGTCTTCGGAACAGGTTCCCCAGAAACTCGCGCCCATCGTGCTCCAGTATGCCAAGACCCCGACCATGGTCCTGCTCTTCATGAGCGTGATCATCTTCGTGGTGGGCATGTTCATGGAGGAAATCGCCGCACTGGTGCTGTTGACCCCGGTCTTCGCACCTCTGGCCGTGGCCGCGGGCATCGACCCGCTGCACTTCGGCATCGTCATGACCCTGAACATCACCATCGCCCTGATCACGCCGCCCATGGGCGCATGCGTGTACATCGTTTCCTCGATCGGCTCCGTGCCTCTGGAAAAGATGTTCCGCCACATCTGGCCGTTCGTGATCGTGGCCCTCGGCTGCCAGCTCCTGCTGATCTTCTTTCCGTCGATCTCGCTGTGGCTGCCCAGAATGCTCGGCTACTAGCTGCGGGGACGAGCCGCCCCGTTTTGCCGCGGCTCAATCACTGTTGGAGGTATCATGCCCAGAGCCATTGAAGCCCCGGCGATCCCGGATTCCGGCGCACCTTCCTGGGACACCGTGTTCACCGCAAAAATCAGGGAAGGCAACGAACGGTTCGTGCCCCTTTCCCTGGCTCAGGATCATATCCTTGTTCGCCCCGCATACTTTGTGGCAGGCATCAACGGCGCCGTACCCGAATGCTATGCGCGCGAAGGCATCCGCCAAAGGCTGCTCAAGGCCAACTCCCTGCTACCCAAGGGCATGCGCCTGATCATTCTGGATACATGGCGCGGCAAGGACGTGCAGACCGAACTGTTCCGGCGCTGCGCCGAAGCCCTGACCAAGGCGTACCCGGACAGGGATGCAACGGAAATCGAGGAAATGACCAGCGAATTCGTGGCACGCCCCAGCGTGGATCCGACTCGGCCCTCTCCACACTCCACGGGCGGGGCCGTGGACCTGACCATCGCCACCACGGACGGCGCGCCCCTGTTCTTCGGCGCACCGTTCGACTATCCCGGCCCGGTGTCCAACACCCGATACTTCGAGGAAAAGCTCGAACGCGGCGAAAAACTGGATGACAACGAGCAGGCCGCGCTGAAAAACCGCAGGCTGCTCTACGACGTCATGATCCAGTCCGGCTTCGTCAACTACCACGGCGAATGGTGGCACTTTGAATACGGCACCCAGCGCTGGGCCTACGTCAAGGGCGAGGACCACGCGTTCTACGGGGTCAAGCGGATCACCATGAATTCCTTCGAGGCGTTCAACAACTCCCGCGACAGCTCGGAAATCGTGACCCTGCTCAGCGCGGGCGGCTGATTGCACGGGGACCGTCGAAAGCCCATTCGATCCCTCTTCACGTTTCCGGCAGACGGCCAGAGTAGGAAAGGCCGTCTGCCGGATCACGCTTTCCGGTGACAAACCTTGCGGAAATGGCCCAGGGTGGATTTTCATCCCGGGCTCTGGCTATTGAATCTGTTTTCTGCAACCGCAACCCGAGGACCGCACCGCCGGTTCCTGCTCCACAATGCCCAAAACCGACCATTTCGGCCTTGATTTCGAAACGTTCGCCAGGCTCATCGACAACCTGCACGACGAAATCATCATCTACGACAACAACTATCGCATGCTGTACGTGAACAAGGCATGCGAACGGCATTACGGCTTCACGCAGAAGGAGATGGTCGGTCTCCCGTTCTGGGAAGTGGTCCGCAGACACCATGCCTGGGACAGATCGGTCCTGCCCACGGTCTATGAGCACAAACGCCCGGTCAAGCAGAAGCAGAAGACCTATCTCGGGCTGGACGTGTTGACCATCGCGGTCCCGATTCTGGACGATGCAGGCGAGGTGGAATACGTCCTCCTCAGCATCCGGGACAACTTTCACGAAGAACAGATCCCCAGCCGGGACCACTTCTCGGGCAACAAGGACGGCGAAGAAAACCATCTTCCCGAAGATTTCATCTATCACAGTTGCCTCATGGAACAGGTGGTGGATGCGGCGCGCAAGGTGGGCGACCTGAGCTCCCCGTGCCTCCTGCTCGGCGAATCCGGCTGCGGCAAAAGCCTGCTCGCCAAGTACATCCACGCGAACAGCATCCGTTCGGACAAGCCGTTCGTGGTGGTCAACTGTGCCGCCATTCCTCAGGAGCTGTTCGAATCCGAACTCTTCGGACATGTTCGGGGCGCATTTTCCGGTGCAACGCAGGCCCGGGGCGGCCTCTTTGCCAAGGCCGAAGGCGGAACCCTGTTTCTCGACGAAATTTCCGAGCTTCCCCTGTCCATGCAGGCCAAGCTCCTGCACGCGGTGCAGGAAATGGAATACCGCCCTGTCGGCAGTTCCCAGACAGTCAAGGCGGACGTGCGCATTCTGGCCGCTTCCAACCGGAATCTGGAACGCATGGTGGGCAGCGGCGCCTTTCGGCAGGACCTCTACTTCCGGCTCAACGTGTTCGACATCATGATCCCTCCGCTTCGGGACCGCCGGGAAGACCTCGTGCCTCTGCTCTTCCACTTCCTGAACAAGTTCGGCCGACTGCACGGCAAGGGCAAACGGCTGTCCGCCGAAGCCCTGAATCTTCTCTGCCAGCACTCCTGGCCGGGCAACATCCGCGAACTCGCGCATCTGGTGGAACGTCTCGTGGTCACGGTCGAGGACGAAGTCATCACCGTGGATCATCTGCCCGCATCCATCTACGCCACCATGCCGCATCCTGCCCTTCCGACGCTGAACGTGTCGGGATCACTTGACAATGCTGTCGAATCTCTGGAACGCAAGCTTGTGCTCGATGCTCTGGCCATGCACGGCAGTTCACGCAAGGTCGCGGCAGCATTGGGGATCAGCCAATCCCGCGCCTCCCGTCTCATACGAAAATACACCAAACAAAACGAGTCCTGATCGACTCACCGAGTCGATATCAACTCAGCATCAAAAAGTACCGGATTACGGGACACTTTGGCTTTGCTTGAGTCAATAACGACTCGTTCCCTATGGCGGAACTGATCGATCAATCAATCAGCGCCACATTCAACCGTCTGTTTTTACTTGTAAAAAAACCTTGCCCAACCTTTTTTGGATTGGCATGCGCTTTGCTCATTGGAAATGAGTCTCGCGACAACATGGTGGAAAAACACAATTTTCTACCCATGAAGGAGGAAATGCGGGACGTATCGGCAAAGGGGTAATTTCACTTTCACCTGTTCCCGCGTGACAGGCGGGTTGCACGAAGACGCGTTTCCCGGGGGGAATGACGGACACCGCTGACACCGTGCACAGTCCGGGAATCTGGTGAGCCACCGCACGAAAACGAGGAGAGTGTATGTTCAAGAACCCTGTCTACAAAGGGTGTTTCTGTGCCCTGATGACC
Above is a window of Pseudodesulfovibrio tunisiensis DNA encoding:
- a CDS encoding TRAP transporter small permease gives rise to the protein MDSVASFCKKASDVLERLCLCGAGALLAINLMTVMLGVFGRFFRPPMWTTDLAKITLVWLVMLAAAPALKRGEHMVIRIIVDRLPKTQRQVVTVLRRIAFFAILALMIVLGFQYAYKLRLFTIMTLGIKKSIPLLAVPIGMGLMFIEYALQQFIPLEHADHSKKNDEEVAS
- a CDS encoding sigma-54 interaction domain-containing protein, producing MPKTDHFGLDFETFARLIDNLHDEIIIYDNNYRMLYVNKACERHYGFTQKEMVGLPFWEVVRRHHAWDRSVLPTVYEHKRPVKQKQKTYLGLDVLTIAVPILDDAGEVEYVLLSIRDNFHEEQIPSRDHFSGNKDGEENHLPEDFIYHSCLMEQVVDAARKVGDLSSPCLLLGESGCGKSLLAKYIHANSIRSDKPFVVVNCAAIPQELFESELFGHVRGAFSGATQARGGLFAKAEGGTLFLDEISELPLSMQAKLLHAVQEMEYRPVGSSQTVKADVRILAASNRNLERMVGSGAFRQDLYFRLNVFDIMIPPLRDRREDLVPLLFHFLNKFGRLHGKGKRLSAEALNLLCQHSWPGNIRELAHLVERLVVTVEDEVITVDHLPASIYATMPHPALPTLNVSGSLDNAVESLERKLVLDALAMHGSSRKVAAALGISQSRASRLIRKYTKQNES
- a CDS encoding M15 family metallopeptidase — protein: MPRAIEAPAIPDSGAPSWDTVFTAKIREGNERFVPLSLAQDHILVRPAYFVAGINGAVPECYAREGIRQRLLKANSLLPKGMRLIILDTWRGKDVQTELFRRCAEALTKAYPDRDATEIEEMTSEFVARPSVDPTRPSPHSTGGAVDLTIATTDGAPLFFGAPFDYPGPVSNTRYFEEKLERGEKLDDNEQAALKNRRLLYDVMIQSGFVNYHGEWWHFEYGTQRWAYVKGEDHAFYGVKRITMNSFEAFNNSRDSSEIVTLLSAGG
- a CDS encoding TRAP transporter large permease — translated: MSFVLLAVFFIALICGLPLFAAMLTTAITGFAYIGDLSQFRIMIQQFYGGMEPFSLLAIPYFILVGELMGYSGLTERLLRFAEALVGHLKGGLGYVTVVASIIFAGVNGSAAADASAVGSIMIPAMKKGGYPGPYAAGLTAGSSLIGPIIPPSIFMILFGSMTKTNVGGLFMAGVLPGILLGTAFMLMHRASASRLNLPIVNSRFSFSDLLAATGGAITALIAPAIIIGGILFGFMTPTESGAVASLYVLIVGLIWTRKLNIRNIGKALSNTVRLSSVIFVVIGAATIVGWILSSEQVPQKLAPIVLQYAKTPTMVLLFMSVIIFVVGMFMEEIAALVLLTPVFAPLAVAAGIDPLHFGIVMTLNITIALITPPMGACVYIVSSIGSVPLEKMFRHIWPFVIVALGCQLLLIFFPSISLWLPRMLGY